A genomic region of Longimicrobiales bacterium contains the following coding sequences:
- a CDS encoding DUF2232 domain-containing protein, whose protein sequence is MSDTRKGWRRAAGLLGVVLATSILQPIVLVAVPLLILLGLEGRGTGAIVVAAIFGFFVVLAGPRDGLWFVERAWALIAGGVFAALATYVPHWRLTSRSMAAVGSAIVISGVFLTIRRGAWAAIDWQVTDHLRSGFATWLDVIAVLRDGEAVPPTLVTAIYQTVEAQAQLFPALMAIETMAALGLAWWVFGRVAPTEEKDVGTLRGFRFNDHLVWLMIAGLAMVALLPEDGGSRLGANVAVFMGSLYALRGIGVVVFVNGGLTFIGITMFALGILFAAPVVIGFTVLLGIADTWLDLRARAGAQAA, encoded by the coding sequence ATGAGTGACACTCGCAAAGGGTGGCGCCGGGCGGCTGGACTGCTCGGCGTCGTCCTTGCGACGTCGATTCTTCAGCCGATCGTGCTCGTTGCTGTACCTCTCCTGATTCTTCTGGGTCTGGAGGGGCGGGGGACAGGTGCGATCGTCGTCGCGGCGATTTTTGGCTTCTTCGTCGTGCTTGCAGGTCCACGTGATGGACTCTGGTTCGTTGAACGCGCGTGGGCGCTGATCGCCGGAGGTGTTTTTGCCGCCTTGGCGACATATGTCCCCCACTGGCGTCTGACGAGTCGGTCGATGGCCGCGGTAGGAAGTGCGATTGTCATTTCGGGCGTCTTCCTTACCATACGCCGGGGAGCGTGGGCCGCCATTGACTGGCAGGTCACGGATCATCTCCGGTCTGGCTTCGCGACGTGGCTCGACGTGATTGCGGTGCTCCGGGATGGAGAGGCGGTGCCTCCAACACTGGTTACCGCGATCTATCAGACGGTTGAAGCCCAGGCTCAGCTGTTTCCGGCCCTAATGGCGATCGAGACGATGGCAGCTCTCGGCCTCGCATGGTGGGTCTTTGGTCGGGTGGCACCGACCGAAGAGAAGGACGTTGGGACCCTTCGTGGGTTTCGATTCAACGACCATCTCGTCTGGTTGATGATTGCCGGACTCGCGATGGTCGCTTTACTCCCGGAAGACGGGGGCAGCCGACTTGGGGCCAACGTCGCGGTCTTTATGGGCTCGCTATACGCCCTCCGGGGCATAGGTGTCGTCGTGTTCGTGAACGGCGGACTCACATTTATTGGCATCACGATGTTCGCACTTGGAATTCTCTTCGCGGCTCCGGTCGTGATCGGATTCACGGTGCTTCTTGGAATCGCAGATACGTGGCTGGACCTGCGCGCACGCGCTGGTGCACAGGCCGCTTGA